Proteins encoded within one genomic window of Terriglobia bacterium:
- a CDS encoding right-handed parallel beta-helix repeat-containing protein, protein MFGVTICVLVASILPTPPAGSDVPRRIDVDCSVHGALEKALTRAGTIGKVDIYLHGTCKGNFVINSEDVTLLDATGDSGLEAPTGDTSDSPVLEIGDVRANVQGLFVKGGQIGILVHGWDSEVFFSQVSVHGQGNYGLFANRGAQVHVLDSTVGDGLYGIVVNADSSINLQRVVVSHCDIGVLLFYGSLAAINDSTIENNRVAGLSVGNRSDANVLGGVFRENGGVHIADDDWSSVTLLNGVALGSEGDATSYALSSSRSASIDTYTTPVIYGNAGAGAGGSLALGNTVLNGDLIVTQFANAHVRNSEIAGVVVCMDGGEAICRQTPTEGAFDCPSPTCGSPTAGVAARVRSAPEIPVIEAPRFEPSSRPRLRR, encoded by the coding sequence ATGTTCGGCGTGACGATTTGCGTGCTCGTGGCTTCGATTCTGCCCACACCGCCGGCCGGATCCGACGTGCCCCGGCGGATCGACGTCGATTGTAGCGTCCATGGCGCCCTGGAGAAAGCGCTGACCAGGGCAGGGACGATTGGCAAGGTCGACATCTATCTCCACGGCACGTGCAAGGGGAACTTCGTCATCAACTCCGAGGACGTGACATTGCTTGACGCGACCGGCGATTCGGGTCTCGAGGCGCCGACGGGCGACACCAGCGACTCGCCGGTGCTCGAGATCGGCGACGTACGGGCCAACGTGCAGGGATTGTTCGTGAAGGGTGGCCAGATCGGAATCCTCGTTCACGGTTGGGACTCGGAGGTCTTCTTCTCCCAAGTGAGCGTCCACGGGCAGGGAAACTACGGACTGTTCGCGAACCGCGGCGCCCAGGTGCACGTCCTCGATTCCACCGTCGGCGACGGGCTCTACGGGATCGTGGTCAACGCCGACAGCTCGATTAACCTGCAGCGCGTGGTCGTGAGCCACTGCGATATCGGAGTCCTGCTCTTCTACGGAAGCCTTGCGGCGATCAATGACTCGACGATCGAGAACAACCGTGTGGCCGGCTTGAGCGTCGGGAATCGCTCCGACGCCAATGTCCTCGGAGGCGTGTTCCGCGAAAACGGTGGGGTCCATATCGCCGACGACGACTGGAGCAGCGTCACGCTCTTGAACGGTGTCGCGCTCGGTTCGGAAGGGGACGCCACGTCGTACGCTTTGAGCTCCAGCCGCAGCGCCTCGATCGACACGTACACGACCCCCGTCATTTACGGAAACGCGGGCGCGGGGGCTGGCGGGTCGCTTGCCTTGGGAAACACAGTACTCAACGGAGATCTGATCGTCACTCAGTTCGCGAACGCTCACGTGCGGAACTCGGAGATCGCCGGGGTGGTGGTCTGCATGGACGGCGGCGAAGCGATCTGCCGCCAGACCCCGACGGAGGGCGCATTCGATTGCCCCTCGCCGACGTGCGGTTCGCCGACCGCTGGTGTCGCCGCGCGCGTGCGCTCGGCGCCGGAGATCCCCGTCATCGAGGCGCCACGTTTCGAGCCGTCGTCGAGGCCGCGCTTGCGCCGCTGA
- a CDS encoding tetratricopeptide repeat protein, producing the protein MKVALAAMSALLIVLLGAAAPSPTPDSPTPGAAASPCEQGPKPASLNDWVRRGDCLRDAQELDAALEACQSGLAAFPAGSRDLYISLGLTYSEMHRPFDELAAFESALKFDAADPEALYFVGIGYEEIFAYPTALEYFHKVLATRPNDGRAHRNIGYVLLQQGKREDAIGPLQTALEIDPGDWKANLNLGAAYGAICSAIDQELSGFVPAERSAGDPNSPPIRRRTELLEKRKRFDCANQATKHDREAARLHPEDARTWYNLGTGLMRNPGNSVEAIDALQRAIALKPDYYEALRNLTIAQQEAGRDADAYETCGKIQKISSEDAWLEETKADLEGKLGRVDEAIISYRTAIQLANGDPAVLGHLHSFLESLGRSAEFQQDLDRAKQLRPDLARFYDELFPRP; encoded by the coding sequence ATGAAGGTCGCTCTGGCTGCGATGTCGGCATTGCTCATCGTTCTGCTTGGGGCCGCCGCCCCTTCTCCGACCCCGGATTCGCCGACGCCTGGCGCGGCTGCAAGCCCTTGCGAGCAAGGCCCGAAGCCAGCGTCGCTCAACGATTGGGTCCGCCGAGGAGACTGTCTCAGGGACGCGCAGGAACTCGACGCTGCCCTTGAGGCCTGTCAATCTGGACTCGCTGCATTCCCCGCGGGCTCACGAGACCTCTACATCTCTCTGGGCCTGACCTACAGCGAGATGCACCGACCCTTCGATGAACTGGCCGCATTCGAGTCGGCGCTCAAGTTCGACGCGGCCGACCCAGAAGCCCTTTACTTTGTTGGGATCGGCTATGAGGAGATATTCGCCTACCCAACAGCACTGGAGTACTTCCATAAAGTCCTCGCTACTCGACCCAACGACGGTCGCGCCCACCGCAACATTGGGTACGTGTTGCTCCAACAGGGAAAGCGTGAGGACGCGATAGGACCTCTTCAGACTGCCCTCGAGATCGACCCCGGCGACTGGAAAGCCAACCTCAATCTCGGGGCCGCGTACGGCGCCATTTGCAGCGCTATCGATCAAGAGTTGAGCGGGTTCGTTCCCGCCGAGCGCAGTGCCGGTGATCCAAACAGCCCCCCAATCCGGCGGCGGACGGAACTACTCGAGAAGCGGAAGAGGTTCGACTGCGCCAATCAGGCGACCAAACACGACCGGGAGGCCGCCCGGCTGCATCCCGAGGATGCCCGGACTTGGTATAACCTCGGAACAGGGCTCATGAGGAACCCGGGAAACAGCGTGGAGGCGATCGACGCGCTTCAACGAGCGATTGCGCTTAAGCCGGACTATTACGAGGCTTTACGCAACCTCACGATCGCCCAACAAGAGGCCGGACGGGACGCCGATGCCTACGAGACCTGCGGGAAGATCCAGAAGATATCCTCCGAGGACGCGTGGCTCGAAGAGACGAAGGCAGATCTCGAGGGGAAGTTGGGTCGTGTTGACGAGGCTATTATCAGTTATCGCACCGCGATCCAGCTAGCCAACGGTGATCCCGCCGTGTTGGGGCATCTGCATTCGTTCCTCGAAAGTCTGGGCAGGAGTGCAGAGTTCCAGCAGGACCTCGACAGGGCCAAGCAGCTTCGGCCCGACCTCGCGAGGTTCTACGACGAGCTTTTCCCTCGCCCCTGA